A section of the Agromyces aurantiacus genome encodes:
- the proB gene encoding glutamate 5-kinase: MTRRPLTREGVASAKRIVVKVGSSSISGENAGQIEPLVDALAAAHARGAEVVLVSSGAIATGMPFLRLDARPDDLATQQAAASVGQNVLIYRYQDSLRRYGIVAGQVLLTAGDLENETHRLNAQRAMERLLGLRILPIVNENDTVATHEIRFGDNDRLAAMVAELVDAELLVLLSDVDALYTRPPHLEGAERIVHVPFGDELAGVEIGSIGRAGVGTGGAETKVSAARIAAASGAGVLITATSLVAEALAGEPIGTWFEPAAS, encoded by the coding sequence ATGACGCGTCGCCCGCTGACGCGCGAGGGCGTCGCGTCGGCGAAGCGCATCGTCGTCAAGGTCGGCTCGTCGTCGATCTCGGGCGAGAACGCCGGCCAGATCGAGCCCTTGGTCGATGCCCTCGCCGCGGCGCACGCCCGGGGCGCCGAAGTGGTCCTCGTCTCGTCGGGCGCGATCGCGACGGGCATGCCGTTCCTCAGGCTCGACGCCCGGCCCGACGACCTCGCGACCCAGCAGGCGGCGGCCTCGGTCGGGCAGAACGTGCTCATCTACCGCTACCAGGACTCGCTGCGCCGCTACGGCATCGTCGCGGGGCAAGTGCTGCTCACGGCGGGCGACCTCGAGAACGAGACGCACCGGCTGAACGCGCAGCGCGCCATGGAGCGACTGCTCGGCCTGCGGATCCTGCCCATCGTCAACGAGAACGACACGGTCGCGACCCACGAGATCCGCTTCGGCGACAACGACCGGCTCGCGGCCATGGTCGCCGAGCTCGTCGATGCCGAGTTGCTCGTGCTGCTCTCCGACGTCGACGCGCTCTACACGCGGCCGCCGCACCTCGAGGGTGCCGAGCGCATCGTGCACGTGCCGTTCGGCGACGAGCTGGCCGGCGTCGAGATCGGCTCGATCGGCCGGGCCGGGGTCGGCACGGGCGGCGCCGAGACGAAGGTCTCTGCCGCGCGCATCGCCGCGGCATCCGGTGCGGGCGTGCTCATCACGGCGACCTCGCTCGTCGCCGAGGCACTGGCCGGCGAACCCATCGGCACGTGGTTCGAGCCCGCCGCGAGCTGA